From the genome of Patescibacteria group bacterium:
TCAAAAAAGAATCCCGATTTTATCAGGATTCTTTTTTGATAATCACCATCACTCCTATGATTACCCAAAAAACCAAAGAAAGATCATTCTTCCAATAAGTGGTATCAACTAACCCATGCGCCAGAATATATATCATAATCATCATCAGTAGCAATTGCCATCTACCAGCCCGAGGCTGGTCGGCCCTAGGCCGAAAAAACCAAATCAGAATTAAAATAAAACCGACAAATCCCACTATTCCCGTTTGAAGCAAAAATGCCAAAAATACATTATGCGGCTGAGGCACACCCCATTTAGGATACGGAGGAAAATAGTCCTCAAATGTCCCAGGTCCAATGCCTGTAATCGGATTATCTTCAAATGACTCCCACGCTGTCTGCCAGATTACGAACCGCGCATCAAATGACTTAAGCCCTTCCAGTGATTCTATTTTTACTAATCCAAAAATAAAAATAATCGCAAAAGCCAGAAAAATAATTCCTAAAGCCAGTTTTATTTTCTTCTTTTGATAAAGATGGATCGCTAGCCCAAAAACCAAAGCAGCCAGAATTCCAAGCAAAACGCCAAAGGATTTAGTAAAAAATAAAGTAACAGCAAGAATCAAAAAAACAAGAAACAAAATTAGGCGGATATTTATTCGCGAATAAATATTCGCTACTAAAATAATTAGTATCGGTGCCAGATACATTGCTAAGAAATTCGGCGAATTATAAATTCCCTGCAACCTTCCTTGATAATTAAAATTCCCCTGAATTAAATAAACCAGAGAAATTATTGAAACTGCCAATCCCGAATAAATCAATGCTCTAAAGATATTTTTAATATCATCTTTTTTTATAATGGAAACAACCACAAAAAAGAATATCAGGGCATCTATAAACCAGCTTTTCCAAATCCCCGCACTCACTCTTAAATCCCAGGAAAAAATAGTTGCCATACTTACCCCGACCATTAAAAAAACAATTCCCCAGACCAGTAGCCCCTCGTGTTTTAAGGCCGTCCAGATGTCCTTGTAGCCCTTATTTACCAACCAGAGCGCAAACAGCCCGTAAATCATCAATTCCAGCACAGTGGTCGGAATGCCAAGAACTTTCAATCTGATTAAATATAATGGCAGGCAGAAAATAATTAAATATATGCCCCATTTTAAAATCTTCATACTTCTTCTTTAATCAATAATTGGACTTCTTCTTTTCTAATTCCTTTAATTAAATATAAAACCAGCAGATAGACAATCAATCCACCGCCTGTTAGGATAAAAATATTCCAGCTACTGAATGAATACAAAAATCCAGCCATAATTGCGCCAGCAATAAGCGGTTTAATCACATTAAACTTCGGCAGATAATGGATTGTCTTATAGATTAAAATCATCATCAGAATCGTGACTAAAAACTCGGTTGCCATAGTAGTTGCCGCAGCCCCTACATAACGATATTTAGGAATATAGATAAGATTCAGGATAATATTAAAAATCATGCCGATAAAATATATCCAGGCTCCGGCTTTCTGCCTGTTTAAAGCGATAATGCCATTGCCAAAAAGATTACCCAAAAATATCAAGCCGATTGCAAAAGCCAAAACATTCAGCACTGGCGCTGAAGCGCTAAAATCCGTGCCTCCAATTAGAACCACTATTGGCAAAGAAAGCATTAATAATCCAATAATCAGCGGAATGATGAAAATAATCAATATGTCCGTAGCTTTTTGGAATATTTTCTTAAATTTTTTAGGATCAGTAAAAGCGCTATTTGAAAGTAAGGGCATAATCAAACCCACAAACATTGCCGGAAAGAATATTAAACCTTCAAGAATCTTATAGGCAATGCCATAGACACCTACATCCGAAATCGGATTCGGAGAATGACGGTTTATTGCGGACAAGGAAAGAAAAATACTATCGATTTTAAAATAAATCAGGGTAAGAACAATAGAAACAGCAATAGGCAAAGCTGATTTGATGATTTTCCTCCAATAAGAAAAATCAAAATCTAACGAGAATAGAACGTACTTACGGGCAAAAATAAAGAGTAAAATAAAATTAACAAAACACCCGCCGATTAGGGCAAAAACAATACCGAACAGCCCCGAACTGATTTTTATAAACAAGATAATCAGGCCCAGCTGGGCAACTCTGCCTAAAATATCTGCAACAGCCGACCGGTCTGTTCTAAGATATTTTTGGAAAATACCCATTAAAACCTGGCCCATTGAAAGGAAAATAAAAGATACAGCAGCAATCAGCGTCCCGTTCTTCACTTGCGAAGAATAAGGGAAAAACCAAATAATAATCGACGCTACAGCCATAAAGACTAACACCGCCACAAGCCGTATCGTAAAGATAT
Proteins encoded in this window:
- a CDS encoding O-antigen ligase family protein; translated protein: MKILKWGIYLIIFCLPLYLIRLKVLGIPTTVLELMIYGLFALWLVNKGYKDIWTALKHEGLLVWGIVFLMVGVSMATIFSWDLRVSAGIWKSWFIDALIFFFVVVSIIKKDDIKNIFRALIYSGLAVSIISLVYLIQGNFNYQGRLQGIYNSPNFLAMYLAPILIILVANIYSRINIRLILFLVFLILAVTLFFTKSFGVLLGILAALVFGLAIHLYQKKKIKLALGIIFLAFAIIFIFGLVKIESLEGLKSFDARFVIWQTAWESFEDNPITGIGPGTFEDYFPPYPKWGVPQPHNVFLAFLLQTGIVGFVGFILILIWFFRPRADQPRAGRWQLLLMMIMIYILAHGLVDTTYWKNDLSLVFWVIIGVMVIIKKES
- a CDS encoding flippase, whose translation is MTVVRKIAYNTVISAGARLIGVALSLVSLGLIARYLGTEGFGNYSLILAFLYTFNNIADLGLYSLMVREISKPDADEKKIASNIFTIRLVAVLVFMAVASIIIWFFPYSSQVKNGTLIAAVSFIFLSMGQVLMGIFQKYLRTDRSAVADILGRVAQLGLIILFIKISSGLFGIVFALIGGCFVNFILLFIFARKYVLFSLDFDFSYWRKIIKSALPIAVSIVLTLIYFKIDSIFLSLSAINRHSPNPISDVGVYGIAYKILEGLIFFPAMFVGLIMPLLSNSAFTDPKKFKKIFQKATDILIIFIIPLIIGLLMLSLPIVVLIGGTDFSASAPVLNVLAFAIGLIFLGNLFGNGIIALNRQKAGAWIYFIGMIFNIILNLIYIPKYRYVGAAATTMATEFLVTILMMILIYKTIHYLPKFNVIKPLIAGAIMAGFLYSFSSWNIFILTGGGLIVYLLVLYLIKGIRKEEVQLLIKEEV